From a single Rosa rugosa chromosome 7, drRosRugo1.1, whole genome shotgun sequence genomic region:
- the LOC133723589 gene encoding myb family transcription factor PHL5 isoform X1: MNKQKIDCQERIHQHSHGLISDPNFELGSHSSHQLLGLQQQPWNMEVWLQQPTMDQGVSQLQNIGPAKSPSSIMSRFESPASAFYATEICMGFPSHYESQVVGNPNPPQFPSGQSYEESYSMESSEDIRNTLQSIVKSQTNSSQSYKSSEKSNQIPSNHLPGSKLFLHQQMHQDSTSGSVRRPFSLAFKENQEQVSFFSQQAKQSPRTSSGTVSATSGDSSSTSPSLSSKTRIRWNQDLHEKFVECVNRLGGADKATPKAILKMMGLEGLTIFHVKSHLQKYRIAKYLPDSAEGKSEKRANVNVEPQLDVKTGLQIKEALQLQLDVQRQLHEQLEIQRNLQLRIEEQGERLKKMFDQQQKTSDSMLKTPNVDFTCHENGPSDNEIQVSSPEGSGNSHFPS; this comes from the exons ATGAACAAGCAAAAGATAGATTGCCAGGAACGAATACATCAACACAGCCATGGACTAATTAGTGATCCTAACTTTGAACTTGGTAGTCATTCTTCTCATCAGCTCTTGGGTCTGCAACAACAGCCTTGGAACATGGAAGTTTGGCTTCAGCAACCCACCATGGATCAGGGAGTGTCACAGCTTCAAAATATTGGGCCTGCAAAATCACCAAGCAGCATTATGAGCCGATTTGAATCACCGGCTTCGGCTTTCTATGCAACGGAAATATGCATGGGATTTCCTTCGCACTATGAGTCTCAAGTTGTTGGTAATCCTAATCCTCCCCAGTTCCCTTCAGGCCAATCATATGAGGAAAGCTACTCAATGGAATCATCAGAGGACATCAGAAATACCTTGCAATCAATTGTGAAATCCCAAACCAACAGCTCTCAATCTTATAAATCCTCTGAGAAGTCTAATCAAATCCCAAGCAACCATTTGCCAGGCAGTAAGCTCTTTCTGCATCAACAAATGCATCAAGATAGTACTAGTGGCTCAGTTAGGAGACCCTTTTCACTTGCTTTCAAAGAAAATCAGGAACAA GTGAGCTTCTTTTCTCAGCAAGCAAAGCAGTCTCCAAGAACTTCCTCAGGAACGGTTTCTGCAACCTCTGGTGATTCTTCTTCAACCAGCCCATCACTCTCGAGTAAAACACGAATACGATGGAATCAAGATCTTCACGAGAAGTTTGTTGAGTGTGTCAATCGTCTTGGGGGTGCTGACA AAGCAACACCTAAGGCAATACTGAAGATGATGGGATTGGAGGGACTAAccatctttcatgtcaaaagtCATCTGCAG AAATATCGAATCGCAAAATATTTGCCAGACTCTGCAGAAG GAAAATCTGAGAAAAGAGCTAATGTGAATGTCGAACCTCAGCTTGATGTGAAAAC TGGCTTGCAAATCAAAGAGGCACTGCAACTACAACTAGATGTCCAGAGGCAACTTCACGAACAACTAGAG ATTCAGCGAAATTTACAGTTGCGCATTGAAGAACAAGGGGAGCGGCTCAAGAAAATGTTTGACCAGCAGCAAAAAACAAGTGATAGCATGTTAAAGACTCCAAACGTGGATTTTACATGCCATGAAAATGGTCCATCAGATAATGAAATTCAAGTTTCAAGTCCTGAAGGTTCTGGGAATTCCCACTTCCCATCCTAG
- the LOC133723589 gene encoding myb family transcription factor PHL5 isoform X2 → MNKQKIDCQERIHQHSHGLISDPNFELGSHSSHQLLGLQQQPWNMEVWLQQPTMDQGVSQLQNIGPAKSPSSIMSRFESPASAFYATEICMGFPSHYESQVVGNPNPPQFPSGQSYEESYSMESSEDIRNTLQSIVKSQTNSSQSYKSSEKSNQIPSNHLPGSKLFLHQQMHQDSTSGSVRRPFSLAFKENQEQVSFFSQQAKQSPRTSSGTVSATSGDSSSTSPSLSSKTRIRWNQDLHEKFVECVNRLGGADKATPKAILKMMGLEGLTIFHVKSHLQKYRIAKYLPDSAEGKSEKRANVNVEPQLDVKTGLQIKEALQLQLDVQRQLHEQLELRIEEQGERLKKMFDQQQKTSDSMLKTPNVDFTCHENGPSDNEIQVSSPEGSGNSHFPS, encoded by the exons ATGAACAAGCAAAAGATAGATTGCCAGGAACGAATACATCAACACAGCCATGGACTAATTAGTGATCCTAACTTTGAACTTGGTAGTCATTCTTCTCATCAGCTCTTGGGTCTGCAACAACAGCCTTGGAACATGGAAGTTTGGCTTCAGCAACCCACCATGGATCAGGGAGTGTCACAGCTTCAAAATATTGGGCCTGCAAAATCACCAAGCAGCATTATGAGCCGATTTGAATCACCGGCTTCGGCTTTCTATGCAACGGAAATATGCATGGGATTTCCTTCGCACTATGAGTCTCAAGTTGTTGGTAATCCTAATCCTCCCCAGTTCCCTTCAGGCCAATCATATGAGGAAAGCTACTCAATGGAATCATCAGAGGACATCAGAAATACCTTGCAATCAATTGTGAAATCCCAAACCAACAGCTCTCAATCTTATAAATCCTCTGAGAAGTCTAATCAAATCCCAAGCAACCATTTGCCAGGCAGTAAGCTCTTTCTGCATCAACAAATGCATCAAGATAGTACTAGTGGCTCAGTTAGGAGACCCTTTTCACTTGCTTTCAAAGAAAATCAGGAACAA GTGAGCTTCTTTTCTCAGCAAGCAAAGCAGTCTCCAAGAACTTCCTCAGGAACGGTTTCTGCAACCTCTGGTGATTCTTCTTCAACCAGCCCATCACTCTCGAGTAAAACACGAATACGATGGAATCAAGATCTTCACGAGAAGTTTGTTGAGTGTGTCAATCGTCTTGGGGGTGCTGACA AAGCAACACCTAAGGCAATACTGAAGATGATGGGATTGGAGGGACTAAccatctttcatgtcaaaagtCATCTGCAG AAATATCGAATCGCAAAATATTTGCCAGACTCTGCAGAAG GAAAATCTGAGAAAAGAGCTAATGTGAATGTCGAACCTCAGCTTGATGTGAAAAC TGGCTTGCAAATCAAAGAGGCACTGCAACTACAACTAGATGTCCAGAGGCAACTTCACGAACAACTAGAG TTGCGCATTGAAGAACAAGGGGAGCGGCTCAAGAAAATGTTTGACCAGCAGCAAAAAACAAGTGATAGCATGTTAAAGACTCCAAACGTGGATTTTACATGCCATGAAAATGGTCCATCAGATAATGAAATTCAAGTTTCAAGTCCTGAAGGTTCTGGGAATTCCCACTTCCCATCCTAG